Proteins from a single region of Lelliottia sp. JS-SCA-14:
- the wcaA gene encoding colanic acid biosynthesis glycosyltransferase WcaA — protein MTTPRPLISIYMPTWNRQQLAIRAIKSVLRQDYDHWELIIVDDCSSSYEQLQKFVTELNDPRVMYTHNAINSGACAVRNQAILQAKGEFLTGIDDDDEWTPNRLSIFLSHKQQLVTHAFLYANDYVCQGEVYSQPASLPLYPKSPYSRRLFFKRNIIGNQVFTWAWRFKECLFDTELKAAQDYDIFLRMVMEYGEPWKVDDATQILHINHGEMQITSSPKKFSGYFHFYRKHKDKFDRASRKYQLFTLYQIRNKRMNWRTLLTLFSVRNTKRLADGLRGK, from the coding sequence ATGACAACACCACGCCCTTTGATCTCCATCTATATGCCGACCTGGAATCGCCAGCAGCTGGCGATCCGCGCGATTAAATCGGTTTTACGTCAGGACTACGACCACTGGGAATTGATCATCGTCGACGACTGCTCCTCCTCTTACGAGCAGCTGCAAAAATTCGTTACCGAGCTGAATGACCCGCGCGTGATGTACACCCATAACGCCATAAATTCCGGGGCCTGTGCGGTGCGCAATCAGGCGATTTTGCAGGCCAAAGGGGAGTTTCTTACCGGCATTGATGACGATGATGAATGGACGCCCAACCGTCTGTCGATCTTCCTGTCACACAAACAGCAGCTGGTGACCCACGCGTTTCTGTACGCCAACGACTACGTCTGCCAGGGCGAGGTCTATTCGCAACCGGCCAGCCTGCCGCTGTACCCGAAATCGCCGTACTCGCGCCGTCTGTTTTTCAAGCGCAACATCATCGGCAACCAGGTCTTTACCTGGGCGTGGCGCTTCAAAGAGTGCCTGTTCGATACGGAGCTGAAAGCGGCGCAGGACTACGACATTTTTTTGCGCATGGTGATGGAGTATGGCGAGCCGTGGAAAGTGGATGACGCCACGCAGATCCTGCACATCAATCACGGCGAAATGCAGATCACCTCGTCGCCGAAAAAATTCTCCGGCTACTTCCACTTTTACCGCAAGCACAAAGACAAATTCGACCGCGCCAGCCGGAAGTATCAGCTGTTTACCCTGTATCAGATCCGCAATAAGCGCATGAACTGGCGCACGCTGCTGACGCTCTTTTCCGTGCGCAACACCAAGCGTCTGGCCGACGGGCTTCGGGGGAAATAA